A single region of the Sorghum bicolor cultivar BTx623 chromosome 7, Sorghum_bicolor_NCBIv3, whole genome shotgun sequence genome encodes:
- the LOC8069665 gene encoding protein MIZU-KUSSEI 1: MESRQAAGAAGPATRSTATRQGVTAETAARSSSTRAFPGAGDNYRPPAPAPAPRLASAAPSRRLVVVGHLAAGRRARASMGGFAIHPAPGRRPSDSLPPSAAGTGTTTTTTTSSSSSSSASSFSLDDAVRRGVHHHHHQTRRTPGHTLEEPPSRRRNRAGGRHGNGASSSSSRSARLLQRLRHALPVLTLTPRCGKMQQVGTPSEIAAAASSSSSSSSSCSSSSAAPAPKGVSFSRPCRRVTGTLYGHRRGRVVLALQETPRCLPTLVVELALQTHALLRELGNPAGARIVLETERRAVSLSEPAADARATRGGGRGRAPPLLDEPSWTMFCNGKKTGYAVRREATDDDLTVMETLRVVSMGAGVLPGTRATSLVIDAAAVAADDEVPYMRGCFDHFIGSRDSESLYMVAPQGGGTGPELAVFFVRL, from the coding sequence ATGGAAAGCAGGCAGGCAGCGGGGGCAGCAGGGCCGGCCACGCGGAGCACGGCGACCCGGCAAGGCGTAACCGCCGAAACCGCCGCCCGTTCCAGCAGCACGCGCGCGTTTCCCGGCGCAGGCGATAACTACCGCCCACCCGCACCCGCACCCGCACCGCGCCTCGCCTCGGCTGCCCCATCGCGtcgcctcgtcgtcgtcggacaCCTCGCCGCCGGCCGTCGCGCGCGCGCGTCTATGGGCGGCTTCGCCATCCACCCCGCCCCTGGACGACGCCCCAGCGACAGCCTGCCCCCGTCCGCCGCCGGCACCggtacgacgacgacgacgacgacgtcctcgtcctcgtcctcgtccgccTCCTCCTTCTCCCTCGACGATGCCGTTCGCCGCGgcgtccaccaccaccaccaccagaccCGCCGCACGCCGGGGCACACGCTGGAGGAGCCACCGTCTCGGCGGCGGAACCGGGCGGGGGGCCGCCACGGGAACGgcgcctcgtcgtcgtcgtcccgctCGGCCCGGCTGCTCCAGAGGCTGCGGCACGCGCTGCCCGTCCTGACGCTCACGCCGCGGTGCGGGAAGATGCAGCAGGTCGGCACGCCGTCCGAgatcgcggcggcggcgtcctcctcctcctcctcctcctcgtcctgctCGTCCTCGTCCGCGGCGCCCGCGCCCAAGGGCGTGTCCTTCTCGCGCCCCTGCCGCCGCGTGACGGGGACGCTCTACGGCCACCGCAGGGGCCGCGTGGTGCTGGCGCTGCAGGAGACGCCGCGCTGCCTGCCCACCCTCGTCGTCGAGCTGGCGCTCCAGACGCACGCGCTGCTCCGCGAGCTCGGCAACCCGGCCGGCGCGCGCATCGTCCTCGAGACCGAGCGCCGCGCGGTCTCGCTCTCGGAGCCCGCCGCCGACGCACGGGCGACGCGCGGCGGAGGCCGAGGCCGCGCGCCGCCGCTGCTGGACGAGCCGTCGTGGACCATGTTCTGCAACGGCAAGAAGACGGGCTACGCGGTGCGGCGCGAGGCCACGGACGACGACCTCACGGTCATGGAGACGCTGCGGGTGGTCTCCATGGGCGCCGGCGTGCTCCCGGGGACGAGGGCCACCTCGCTGGTGATcgacgcggcggcggtggcagcgGACGACGAGGTGCCGTACATGCGCGGCTGCTTCGATCACTTCATCGGGTCCCGGGACTCGGAGTCGCTGTACATGGTCGCGCCGCAGGGCGGCGGCACGGGCCCGGAGCTCGCCGTCTTCTTCGTCAGGCTCTGA
- the LOC110437407 gene encoding uncharacterized protein LOC110437407, whose protein sequence is MVMRIGQGKKHGRYWLGDGTLESSSVPTLSQIRAETPSGGPAIRQRPSPSQQRVDELKAENERMAQELRDLAARTELAEREREAERAERERQAKQLAEITAFLQSFGQVNGVDVPQFAPPPLLLASPPPSAGSNNPSQAQAGDGAFPSPGTQFPPHL, encoded by the exons ATGGTTATGAGGATCGGACAAGGCAAGAAGCATGGACGGTACTGGCTTGGTGATGGCACCCTTGAGTCCAGCTCTGTTCCCACCCTCTCCCAGATCCGAGCAGAGACCCCGAGCGGAGGCCCAGCCATACGCCAACGGCCGTCTCCTTCACAGCAGCGGGTCGATGAACTTAAG GCCGAGAACGAGAGGATGGCTCAGGAGCTGCGGGACCTAGCGGCGAGGACCGAGCTCGCCGAGCGGGAAAGAGAGGCTGAGCGGGCCGAGCGCGAAAGACAAGCCAAGCAGCTAGCGGAGATTACGGCGTTTTTGCAGAGCTTTGGGCAAGTCAACGGTGTAGATGTGCCACAGTTCGCTCCACCGCCGCTACTTCTAGCTAGTCCT CCTCCGTCGGCGGGTTCAAATAACCCATCTCAGGCGCAAGCAGGCGACGGCGCTTTTCCTTCACCGGGCACTCAGTTTCCCCCCCACCTCTAG